The Muribaculum intestinale genome includes the window GGCTCTAAAGGCATTAATACAAAGAAAACGTGAGCCAACTATGCCACGTCGTGATTTGTAGGTCGTAGGAAACCATTAGTGCAGATGTAACAATAGTAGCCCACGCTATGCGCGTGAGAACCACTATGCTATCTCTTGCACTGATCTTTGAATTTCCTACGTTCACAAATCACAAGATGAGCATAACGCTTCTTATTTTTCAGTATGTCTTGGAGAGGCTATGCCAATCCGAATGCAAATTTAATAATAATATTCCGTAATCCGATGATATAAGCCCAACAAAATCATCACACTGCGTTCAATTCATAATATCTTCGCTTTTCGGCGGCACTGACAGTTCTGGTTCATGCCATAAAACCGTGCCACCCGAACCGAGGATTTAACAGATTTTTAGATTTAGGTGTGGTGACCCGGCGAAAATTTGGCTGAGGTCACCACATTTTTATCGCAGGAATATAGTTAACGTCTGTTAAAGTTTGGGGTTGCAAGACGGTGATGTGGGGTTGAATGACGCTGAAGGAATTTGGATGAATTTGAAATATACACTGATTATCAGCGTATTAAACCACCGTAATAAAAGATATGCGCTTGCTCTGACACGCATAACAGGCAATATTTCAGTGCGTTAACGTGGGCGTGGTGACTTTTGTGGTGACTCGGAGAGGTATGATTGAATAAAAGACCGCCAACTCATTGAGAATTAGCGGTCTTTTGTGGTGCCACCAGCAATATAAATGTTAAATTATTATCAATCGGATTAAATTTAATTATATACTAATATACTGATATTAAGCCAAATTAAACAATTTTCAATTTAGGCAGATAGCGGCTGTTTTAGAAATTATAGTGACTATCGTAGTGACTATTCAGGAAAAGTCACTAACTTTGCAGTGTCCGATTCACAAGAGAATCGAACCTAGGATTCTATGGCAAAATCTCTTTCCCGGTTCTTCATCCGCAAGCAGGACGAGAAGAACGAAATCGCAACTCTTTTCTTTAGGGTGCAGAACAAGAAACACAAAGTCGATACGCTCTTTTCCTCTCAGATACGTGTGAATGTTGCGGAGTGGAAAGAGGCTTTGTCGTGTCCTGAAAAATGGATGCGACATCAAAGGGCGAACTTCAATCTACACGACTCACTCAATAGGATTGAACTGGTAGTGAAGTCGGAAGTAGAGGGCATGTCTTTCGATAAGTCACGTGTTGAGGCCGAGATCCTCTCTATCGCCAATCCGAAGAAAGCAGAAGCCCTAATGAAAGCTAAGCGTGAAGAGGAGGAACGGCAACGCGAGGAAGAACGCATAAAGGAAGAGCAGGAACGTCTGATAAAGGAAGGCATCGATGCTGAACGCGCCAAAATATGGAACTTCATAGACCGATTTTGCAATGAAATCAAGAGCGGTGCCAGGCTTAATGGTCATGATAGATATGCGCCCGGCACTGTGAAGGCATGGAATAGCTTTCGGAAGCTGTATGACTTGTTTGACAGAAAGCATCGCTACACGTGGTATGATGTAGACCGTGCGTTCGTCACCAAATTCCTGAATTTTATGGAGAAGAAAGATTATATGGTGACTGCGCAGAATAAATACCTGGTCGATCTACGAGCAATCATCAGCTATGCCTATGCCGACGGAATACACAACAATGACCGCGCCCTGCAATATTTCGCAAAAAAGAAAATTGAAGAGAAAGACAAGGCTATTGAAATATACCTTACCGAAGCAGAGCTTCAGGCATTGTATGAAATGCCACTGTCAGGCAAGCAGGAAGAGGTGCGCGATATATTTCTTGTCGGGTGCTACACCTGTCAGCGCGTGAGCGATTACAACGACATTGACAAGGATTGTTTCACCACTACTGCCAAAGGAACACCGGTAATACGCCTCATTCAGAAGAAAACCCGCAACGAGGTAAAGATTCCTATAATGAATCCCAACCTAAAGGCTATATGCGAAAAATACAACTACAATCTCCCTTATGTTGTTGACGTGATACTCAACCGCTACATAAAGGAGATTCTGAAGGAGTTGTCCGATAAAGTGCCCGACTTAGCCAAGATGGTAGTAACCAAACTTACTCAAAAGCAGAAGAAACTGGTGGAGGACGGCAAGCTCGTTGTCGAGCACAACGAAAAGGGAGAGGTGATAATGCCTCGCTACAAGTGCGTGACAACCCACACAGCCCGCCGTAGCGGAATCACCAACATGTACCTAACCCACAAATACTCCATCGTACAGATGATGCACGTCAGCGGCCACAAGACACAAAAGACCTTTATGGACTATATCAAACTCTCCTCGGACGAAATCGCCGACGAGATAGACGCAATCGCTAATGGCGCGAAATCCGAAGTATTTTGACTATTATTACTCGGAAACAGCTACAAATCAAAATATAAATTGTAATTTTGAATATGGAAACAAATAATTCACAGCTCGTAATCTATCAGGCGCCGGACGGAAATATGTCGATTGATGTGACAGTTCAGAATGATACCGTATGGCTGAGCCAAGGGCAGATGGCCGAACTCTTTGACAAAGATCAGTCAGTTATTGCCCGCCACATCTCTAATGTTTTCAAGGAAGGCGAGCTGGAGAAAGAGAGTAATATGCAAATTTTGCATAATACTCTGTCGAAGTACAAACCGACTCAGGTTTACAGCCTTGATGTTATTATCTCTGTTGGCTATCGCGTTAAATCCAAACGTGGTACTCAATTCCGCATCTGGGCAAATAAGATATTGAAGCAGTATCTTCTTCAAGGCTATGCCATAAACGAGCGGATAGCTGCACAGAAATATGACGAGCTTAGTCAGTTGATAAAAGTGCTCGGCCGCACAATCCAAAATCAGGAAAGGCTTACGGAGGACAGCCGTTCATTGCTCGATGTTGTTGTCGATTACACATACGCCCTCGACACTCTTGACCGCTACGACTATCAGGAACTGAAGATCGAGGACACCACCGGTAAAGAGTCGTTTCATGCCACTTACGAAAACGCCATGGAAGTCATCCGCGAGTTACATGAGAAATTCGGTGGCAGCACATTGTTCGGCAACGAAAAGGACGATTCCTTCAAAAGCTCCATCGGTCAGATTTACCAGACCTTCGGTGGCGTTGACCTATATCCCTCAGTGGAGGAAAAAGCTGCCATGCTCCTGTACCTTGTTACCAAAAACCACTCATTCAGCGACGGCAACAAACGCATTGCTGTATCTAACATTTGAAAAGGGACCCGGATAGCATTTGAAAAGGGGACCACCCGGGATGGGGATGCAAAGATAATTATATTTGTTGAGTCATCATTTCCTGAGTTTCTTTCATGCGGTATGATTTGCCTGTCATGTTAAGCAGTATAGCCTTGTGGGTCAGGCGGTCTACCATTGCGGTGACCAGTACTTTGTCGTCAATAATCTCGTTCCAGCGGTTGAAGGCGAGATTGGTTGTGACGACGGTCGTCTTCTTGTCGGTGCGGAGGGAGAGATGGTTAAAGAGCATCTCTGCGCCGGCCTTGTCGCAGGAGACGTATCCGAACTCATCACAGATGACCATGTCGTATCTCTCGAACTTGTTTTCCAGCGACCGGAGTGTCAAAGCGTTGCGGCACTCGCGTATCTGCGTGAGCAGTCTTGGCACGGATGTGAACAGCACCGAGTGTCCGGCATTACATGCGGCGATACCGAGAGCTGTCGCCAGATGAGTCTTGCCTGTTCCGGGATTGCCGTATAGAATGAGGTTGCGTCCGTTTTTGATGAAGTCGAGTGTCTCGAGTGTCGGGAGCGCTTTCCGGGCATCGGCGGGCAGAGCGTCGGTGTCGATTTCGTTAAGATAGCGAAGTTGCGGGAACCCTGCGTTTTTGATGCGGTGACGGCGCTGGTTTTCAGAGCGGTTCTCTTTTTCGCGCCGGAGCAGTTCGGCTGTAAACCGCCATAGGTTCCATTGTTCGTCGGCGCTCTGCTGTATAAGCAGGTCGATGTCGCGCCGCACAAGCGGGAGTTTAAGGTCGAAAGCGCATGAGCGAATGAGCTCCCGAAGTCCGTCACGGTCTGTTTCATGTATGTCTGTCATTGTCATTCAGTGTATTGGTTGTTTTTTGGGGGGGTATTCAGTCTGCCTGCGATGCGCGGGTATATTCCATAAATGATGAAAGCATGTCAAGGGTATGGCTTGCCGAACTTTCTATTTC containing:
- a CDS encoding tyrosine-type recombinase/integrase, coding for MAKSLSRFFIRKQDEKNEIATLFFRVQNKKHKVDTLFSSQIRVNVAEWKEALSCPEKWMRHQRANFNLHDSLNRIELVVKSEVEGMSFDKSRVEAEILSIANPKKAEALMKAKREEEERQREEERIKEEQERLIKEGIDAERAKIWNFIDRFCNEIKSGARLNGHDRYAPGTVKAWNSFRKLYDLFDRKHRYTWYDVDRAFVTKFLNFMEKKDYMVTAQNKYLVDLRAIISYAYADGIHNNDRALQYFAKKKIEEKDKAIEIYLTEAELQALYEMPLSGKQEEVRDIFLVGCYTCQRVSDYNDIDKDCFTTTAKGTPVIRLIQKKTRNEVKIPIMNPNLKAICEKYNYNLPYVVDVILNRYIKEILKELSDKVPDLAKMVVTKLTQKQKKLVEDGKLVVEHNEKGEVIMPRYKCVTTHTARRSGITNMYLTHKYSIVQMMHVSGHKTQKTFMDYIKLSSDEIADEIDAIANGAKSEVF
- the istB gene encoding IS21-like element helper ATPase IstB, which gives rise to MTDIHETDRDGLRELIRSCAFDLKLPLVRRDIDLLIQQSADEQWNLWRFTAELLRREKENRSENQRRHRIKNAGFPQLRYLNEIDTDALPADARKALPTLETLDFIKNGRNLILYGNPGTGKTHLATALGIAACNAGHSVLFTSVPRLLTQIRECRNALTLRSLENKFERYDMVICDEFGYVSCDKAGAEMLFNHLSLRTDKKTTVVTTNLAFNRWNEIIDDKVLVTAMVDRLTHKAILLNMTGKSYRMKETQEMMTQQI